Proteins found in one Mucilaginibacter gracilis genomic segment:
- a CDS encoding DUF4251 domain-containing protein — translation MKAFIVKWASPAFFVVLSVFVWNLGFAQSTKKEKQAKAEAEMKSIIDAQNYVFKAQYVQPMRGGNKYITPDYDLRISKDSVISYLPYFGRAYVAPFDPQDAGMMFTATEFDYKVVENKNGWDVSIKPVNTKDVRYMRLSVSKDGYATLQITSNNRDAISYQGYIEVKKHKV, via the coding sequence ATGAAAGCATTTATTGTAAAGTGGGCCAGTCCCGCATTTTTTGTTGTTCTATCGGTTTTTGTGTGGAATTTAGGTTTTGCACAAAGCACAAAAAAAGAAAAACAGGCTAAAGCAGAAGCCGAAATGAAAAGCATAATTGATGCTCAGAATTATGTTTTTAAGGCTCAATACGTGCAACCTATGCGTGGCGGCAACAAATATATAACGCCCGATTATGATTTGCGAATCAGCAAAGATTCGGTAATATCATACCTGCCCTATTTTGGCCGCGCCTATGTTGCGCCATTTGACCCTCAGGATGCCGGAATGATGTTTACCGCTACCGAGTTTGATTATAAGGTGGTAGAAAATAAAAACGGATGGGATGTTTCTATCAAGCCGGTTAATACAAAAGATGTGCGATATATGCGGTTGAGCGTTTCTAAAGATGGTTATGCAACCTTGCAGATTACCAGCAATAACCGCGATGCCATATCATACCAGGGCTATATTGAGGTAAAAAAGCATAAGGTTTAA